The Esox lucius isolate fEsoLuc1 chromosome 5, fEsoLuc1.pri, whole genome shotgun sequence genome includes a region encoding these proteins:
- the rnf40 gene encoding E3 ubiquitin-protein ligase BRE1B isoform X2, with the protein MSGTGAGKRPSGGDSPPGPPEKKSKKEEKTTTTLIEPIRIGGVSSTEEMDMKVIQFKNKKLSERLEQRQTMEDELREKIEKLEKRQATDDTTLLIVNRYWSQLEENVNVLCQRIDPTVVPAPPATPVPVPTPMEDDGIMVPPPPPPAPLPASEHEEQQPPPPDGLAPEPQQDLTAAPPSSPAPLSDSAKALLAILDNSSEEELGLQLQDRMKFSKEAAACMVCAFDRLHSRIDSLCTQIQSAVCEDESQEELLRLNRTLLQENGRLQDLASNLQGRHHKMSLEYNELVDKVTSSETKVSEMETAVEDLQWDIEKLRKREQKLNKHLAEALEQLNSGHYATGSSGGLPGGQITLNIQKFESLNAELEQNQELANSRMAELEKLQQELQEAVRESEKLKLDLKNIPEEVVKETAEYKCLQSQFSLLYNESLGVKTQLDEARALLLTAKNAHLRQIEHMESDELSLQKKLRTEVIQLEDTLAQVRKEYEMLRIEFEQNLAANEQAGPINREMRHLISSLQNHNHQLKGDVQRYKRKLRETQMEINKLRCQSGDTGLLSLEEPVSDCLDVKKEEDEDQEEEEERRRELERQRAREREREVERERERERERERQRSEELKRKDSDTLKMLRAELKKAQESQKEMKLLLDMYKSAPKEQRDKVQLMAAERKSKAEVEELRVRVRELEERERKESKKLADEDALRKIRVAEETIDHLQKKLTATKQEEEALLSEMDVTGQAFEDMQEQNSRLMQQLREKDDANFKLMSERIKSNQIYKLLREEKEELADQVLTFKTQVEAQLLVVQKLEEKEGVLQSSLAALEKELGVRTQALELNKRKAVEAAQLAEDLKVQLEHTQSKLREIQVSVSENRTARERELGNLKRAQEDLSRLRRKLEKQKKVEVYTDADEILQEEINQYKAKLRCPCCNTRDKETVLTKCFHVFCYECLKTRYDTRQRKCPKCNCAFGANDFHRIYIT; encoded by the exons ATGTCTGGCACCGGGGCAGGGAAGAGACCCTCGGGTGGGGACAGCCCCCCTGGTCCACCTGAGAAGAAGAGCAAAAAAGAGGAGAAAACCACCACCACTCTCATTGAGCCCATACGTATTGGGGGAGTGTCATCTACG GAGGAAATGGACATGAAGGTGATCCAGTTTAAGAACAAGAAGCTAAGCGAGCGTCTGGAGCAGAGGCAGACCATGGAGGATGAACTGCGGGAGAAGATTGAGAAGCTGGAAAAGCGACAAGCTACTGATGATACCACATTACTCATTGTGAATCGTTACTGGTCCCAG TTGGAGGAAAACGTTAATGTTCTGTGCCAACGCATTGACCCCACGGTGGTTCCAGCGCCGCCCGCTACGCCTGTCCCAGTCCCCACCCCAATGGAAGACGACGGTATAATGgtcccaccccctcctccccctgcccccctcccaGCGTCAGAACATGAGGAGCAGCAGCCCCCGCCACCGGACGGTTTGGCTCCTGAACCTCAGCAGGACTTGACTGCAG CCCCGCCCTCGTCGCCGGCCCCCCTCAGTGACAGTGCCAAGGCCCTCCTGGCCATTCTAGACAACAGCAGCGAGGAGGAGCTCGGCCTGCAGCTGCAGGACAGGATGAAGTTTAGCAAAGAGGCGGCCGCCTGCATGGTCTGCGCCTTCGACAGGCTGCACAGTCGCATCGACAGCCTCTGTACCCAGATCCAGTCCGCTG TCTGTGAGGATGAAAGCCAGGAAGAGCTGCTCCGCCTGAATCGCACTCTGCTGCAGGAGAACGGCCGACTGCAAGACCTGGCCTCAAACCTGCAGGGGAGACACCACAAGATGTCTTTGGAG TACAATGAGCTTGTGGATAAGGTGACCAGCTCTGAGACCAAGGTGTCTGAGATGGAGACGGCTGTTGAGGACCTGCAGTGGGACATCGAGAAGCTCCGTAAGAGAGAACAGAAGCTCAACAAGCATCTGGCTGAGGCCTTGGAGCAG TTGAACTCGGGCCACTACGCCACAGGCAGCTCAGGGGGTCTACCCGGAGGCCAAATCACCCTCAACATCCAGAAA TTTGAGAGCCTGAATGCAGAGTTGGAGCAGAACCAGGAGCTGGCCAACAGTCGCATGGCGGAGCTGGAGAAGTTACAGCAGGAGCTTCAGGAAGCTGTAAGGGAGAGTGAGAAGCTCAAG TTGGACCTGAAAAACATCCCAGAGGAGGTGGTGAAGGAGACTGCCGAGTACAAGTGCCTGCAGTCCCAGTTTTCCCTGCTCTACAACGAGTCCCTGGGCGTGAAGACCCAGCTGGACGAGGCCCGTGCCCTGCTCCTCACCGCCAAGAATGCACACCTCCGACAGATAGAGCACATGGAG aGTGACGAGCTGTCACTACAGAAGAAGCTCCGCACTGAGGTCATCCAGCTGGAAGACACGCTGGCCCAGGTGCGCAAGGAGTACGAGATGCTGCGAATCGAGTTTGAGCAGAACCTGGCGGCTAACGAGCAAGCCG GCCCAATCAACAGGGAGATGCGCCACCTCATTAGCAGCCTCCAGAACCACAACCACCAGCTGAAAGGTGACGTGCAGCGCTACAAGAGGAAGCTCCGAGAAACACAGATGGAGATCAACAag TTGCGGTGCCAGAGTGGTGATACTGGGCTTCTGTCGCTGGAGGAACCAGTGAGCGACTGTCTGGATGTGAAgaaagaggaggatgaagaccaagaggaggaagaggagaggaggagggagctgGAGAGACAGCGGGCCCgcgagagagagcgggaggttGAGAGGGAACGAGAACGGGAGCGAGAAAGGGAGCGACAGCGCAGCGAAGAGTTAAAGAGGAAAGATTCGGACACTCTGAAGATGCTGAGGGCAGAACTTAA GAAAGCCCAGGAGTCCCAAAAGGAGATGAAGCTACTGTTGGACATGTACAAATCAGCTCCCAAAGAGCAGAGAGACAAAGTGCAGCTTATGGCAGCGGAGCGCAAGTCTAAAGCTGAG GTGGAAGAATTGCGTGTGCGAGTTCGAGagctggaggaaagggagaggaaggagagcaaGAAGCTGGCTGATGAGGACGCTCTCAGGAAAATACGTGTTGCAGAGGAGACCATTGACCACCTCCAGAAGAAGCTCACGGCCACAAAACAG GAGGAGGAGGCCCTGCTGAGTGAGATGGACGTGACGGGCCAGGCCTTCGAAGACATGCAGGAGCAGAACAGCCGTCTGATGCAGCAGCTCAGGGAGAAGGACGATGCCAACTTTAAACTGATGTCGGAGCGCATCAAGTCCAACCAGATCTACAAGCtgctgagggaggagaaggaggagctgGCCGATCAGGTGCTAACATTCAAGACCCAG GTGGAAGCCCAGCTATTGGTTGTACAGAAgctggaggagaaagagggtgtCCTCCAAAGCTCACTGGCCGCCCTGGAGAAGGAATTAGGAGTCCGCACACAAGCGCTAGAACTCAACAAGAGGAAG GCGGTGGAGGCAGCCCAACTGGCTGAGGACCTGAAGGTCCAGCTGGAACACACCCAGTCCAAGCTGAGGGAGATCCAGGTGTCCGTGTCAGAAAACCGCACCGCCAGGGAGAGGGAGCTGGGCAACCTCAAAAGAGCCCAG GAGGACTTGTCCAGGCTACGACGGAAACTGGAAAAACAGAAGAAAGTGGAAGTGTACACTGATGCTGATGAGATCTTGCAAGAAGAGATCAACCAGTACaag GCGAAGCTGCGCTGTCCGTGCTGCAACACCCGCGACAAAGAGACGGTACTCACCAAGTGCTTCCACGTGTTCTGCTACGAGTGTCTGAAGACGCGCTACGACACCAGACAGAGGAAGTGCCCCAAGTGCAACTGTGCCTTTGGGGCCAATGACTTCCACCGCATCTACATCACCTAA
- the rnf40 gene encoding E3 ubiquitin-protein ligase BRE1B isoform X1, which yields MEEGPWSEAAVMSGTGAGKRPSGGDSPPGPPEKKSKKEEKTTTTLIEPIRIGGVSSTEEMDMKVIQFKNKKLSERLEQRQTMEDELREKIEKLEKRQATDDTTLLIVNRYWSQLEENVNVLCQRIDPTVVPAPPATPVPVPTPMEDDGIMVPPPPPPAPLPASEHEEQQPPPPDGLAPEPQQDLTAAPPSSPAPLSDSAKALLAILDNSSEEELGLQLQDRMKFSKEAAACMVCAFDRLHSRIDSLCTQIQSAVCEDESQEELLRLNRTLLQENGRLQDLASNLQGRHHKMSLEYNELVDKVTSSETKVSEMETAVEDLQWDIEKLRKREQKLNKHLAEALEQLNSGHYATGSSGGLPGGQITLNIQKFESLNAELEQNQELANSRMAELEKLQQELQEAVRESEKLKLDLKNIPEEVVKETAEYKCLQSQFSLLYNESLGVKTQLDEARALLLTAKNAHLRQIEHMESDELSLQKKLRTEVIQLEDTLAQVRKEYEMLRIEFEQNLAANEQAGPINREMRHLISSLQNHNHQLKGDVQRYKRKLRETQMEINKLRCQSGDTGLLSLEEPVSDCLDVKKEEDEDQEEEEERRRELERQRAREREREVERERERERERERQRSEELKRKDSDTLKMLRAELKKAQESQKEMKLLLDMYKSAPKEQRDKVQLMAAERKSKAEVEELRVRVRELEERERKESKKLADEDALRKIRVAEETIDHLQKKLTATKQEEEALLSEMDVTGQAFEDMQEQNSRLMQQLREKDDANFKLMSERIKSNQIYKLLREEKEELADQVLTFKTQVEAQLLVVQKLEEKEGVLQSSLAALEKELGVRTQALELNKRKAVEAAQLAEDLKVQLEHTQSKLREIQVSVSENRTARERELGNLKRAQEDLSRLRRKLEKQKKVEVYTDADEILQEEINQYKAKLRCPCCNTRDKETVLTKCFHVFCYECLKTRYDTRQRKCPKCNCAFGANDFHRIYIT from the exons ATGGAAGAAGGGCCATGGTCAG AAGCAGCAGTGATGTCTGGCACCGGGGCAGGGAAGAGACCCTCGGGTGGGGACAGCCCCCCTGGTCCACCTGAGAAGAAGAGCAAAAAAGAGGAGAAAACCACCACCACTCTCATTGAGCCCATACGTATTGGGGGAGTGTCATCTACG GAGGAAATGGACATGAAGGTGATCCAGTTTAAGAACAAGAAGCTAAGCGAGCGTCTGGAGCAGAGGCAGACCATGGAGGATGAACTGCGGGAGAAGATTGAGAAGCTGGAAAAGCGACAAGCTACTGATGATACCACATTACTCATTGTGAATCGTTACTGGTCCCAG TTGGAGGAAAACGTTAATGTTCTGTGCCAACGCATTGACCCCACGGTGGTTCCAGCGCCGCCCGCTACGCCTGTCCCAGTCCCCACCCCAATGGAAGACGACGGTATAATGgtcccaccccctcctccccctgcccccctcccaGCGTCAGAACATGAGGAGCAGCAGCCCCCGCCACCGGACGGTTTGGCTCCTGAACCTCAGCAGGACTTGACTGCAG CCCCGCCCTCGTCGCCGGCCCCCCTCAGTGACAGTGCCAAGGCCCTCCTGGCCATTCTAGACAACAGCAGCGAGGAGGAGCTCGGCCTGCAGCTGCAGGACAGGATGAAGTTTAGCAAAGAGGCGGCCGCCTGCATGGTCTGCGCCTTCGACAGGCTGCACAGTCGCATCGACAGCCTCTGTACCCAGATCCAGTCCGCTG TCTGTGAGGATGAAAGCCAGGAAGAGCTGCTCCGCCTGAATCGCACTCTGCTGCAGGAGAACGGCCGACTGCAAGACCTGGCCTCAAACCTGCAGGGGAGACACCACAAGATGTCTTTGGAG TACAATGAGCTTGTGGATAAGGTGACCAGCTCTGAGACCAAGGTGTCTGAGATGGAGACGGCTGTTGAGGACCTGCAGTGGGACATCGAGAAGCTCCGTAAGAGAGAACAGAAGCTCAACAAGCATCTGGCTGAGGCCTTGGAGCAG TTGAACTCGGGCCACTACGCCACAGGCAGCTCAGGGGGTCTACCCGGAGGCCAAATCACCCTCAACATCCAGAAA TTTGAGAGCCTGAATGCAGAGTTGGAGCAGAACCAGGAGCTGGCCAACAGTCGCATGGCGGAGCTGGAGAAGTTACAGCAGGAGCTTCAGGAAGCTGTAAGGGAGAGTGAGAAGCTCAAG TTGGACCTGAAAAACATCCCAGAGGAGGTGGTGAAGGAGACTGCCGAGTACAAGTGCCTGCAGTCCCAGTTTTCCCTGCTCTACAACGAGTCCCTGGGCGTGAAGACCCAGCTGGACGAGGCCCGTGCCCTGCTCCTCACCGCCAAGAATGCACACCTCCGACAGATAGAGCACATGGAG aGTGACGAGCTGTCACTACAGAAGAAGCTCCGCACTGAGGTCATCCAGCTGGAAGACACGCTGGCCCAGGTGCGCAAGGAGTACGAGATGCTGCGAATCGAGTTTGAGCAGAACCTGGCGGCTAACGAGCAAGCCG GCCCAATCAACAGGGAGATGCGCCACCTCATTAGCAGCCTCCAGAACCACAACCACCAGCTGAAAGGTGACGTGCAGCGCTACAAGAGGAAGCTCCGAGAAACACAGATGGAGATCAACAag TTGCGGTGCCAGAGTGGTGATACTGGGCTTCTGTCGCTGGAGGAACCAGTGAGCGACTGTCTGGATGTGAAgaaagaggaggatgaagaccaagaggaggaagaggagaggaggagggagctgGAGAGACAGCGGGCCCgcgagagagagcgggaggttGAGAGGGAACGAGAACGGGAGCGAGAAAGGGAGCGACAGCGCAGCGAAGAGTTAAAGAGGAAAGATTCGGACACTCTGAAGATGCTGAGGGCAGAACTTAA GAAAGCCCAGGAGTCCCAAAAGGAGATGAAGCTACTGTTGGACATGTACAAATCAGCTCCCAAAGAGCAGAGAGACAAAGTGCAGCTTATGGCAGCGGAGCGCAAGTCTAAAGCTGAG GTGGAAGAATTGCGTGTGCGAGTTCGAGagctggaggaaagggagaggaaggagagcaaGAAGCTGGCTGATGAGGACGCTCTCAGGAAAATACGTGTTGCAGAGGAGACCATTGACCACCTCCAGAAGAAGCTCACGGCCACAAAACAG GAGGAGGAGGCCCTGCTGAGTGAGATGGACGTGACGGGCCAGGCCTTCGAAGACATGCAGGAGCAGAACAGCCGTCTGATGCAGCAGCTCAGGGAGAAGGACGATGCCAACTTTAAACTGATGTCGGAGCGCATCAAGTCCAACCAGATCTACAAGCtgctgagggaggagaaggaggagctgGCCGATCAGGTGCTAACATTCAAGACCCAG GTGGAAGCCCAGCTATTGGTTGTACAGAAgctggaggagaaagagggtgtCCTCCAAAGCTCACTGGCCGCCCTGGAGAAGGAATTAGGAGTCCGCACACAAGCGCTAGAACTCAACAAGAGGAAG GCGGTGGAGGCAGCCCAACTGGCTGAGGACCTGAAGGTCCAGCTGGAACACACCCAGTCCAAGCTGAGGGAGATCCAGGTGTCCGTGTCAGAAAACCGCACCGCCAGGGAGAGGGAGCTGGGCAACCTCAAAAGAGCCCAG GAGGACTTGTCCAGGCTACGACGGAAACTGGAAAAACAGAAGAAAGTGGAAGTGTACACTGATGCTGATGAGATCTTGCAAGAAGAGATCAACCAGTACaag GCGAAGCTGCGCTGTCCGTGCTGCAACACCCGCGACAAAGAGACGGTACTCACCAAGTGCTTCCACGTGTTCTGCTACGAGTGTCTGAAGACGCGCTACGACACCAGACAGAGGAAGTGCCCCAAGTGCAACTGTGCCTTTGGGGCCAATGACTTCCACCGCATCTACATCACCTAA